Part of the Aggregatilinea lenta genome, GGTCGATGCGCTCAAAGACGCGGACGTGGTGCTGTTCGTGGTGGACGCCAGCGAGCGCCCTACGCCCGAAGACGAGCAGATCGCGGAGCTGGTGCGCAAAGCTGAGGGAGTGACACCCGTGCTGATGGTGCTCAACAAGATCGACCTGGTCGCCAGCCCGGAACAACTCGATGCGCATGTCGCCCTATTCCGCGTGATGGTGCCGTTTGCAGACTGGGTGACGACCGTCGCCAAAGAGGGCAAAGGCGCGGACGAAGTGCTGGCGCGCATGATCGCCGCCCTGCCGCGCGGCCCGCGTTACTTCCCCGCCGACCAGCTTTCCGACACGGCGATACGCGACATCGTCGCGGAGATGATCCGCGAGAAGGTGCTGCTTAACCTGGAGCAGGAAGTGCCCCACGGCGTCGCGACCGAGGTGAACGAGTTCACCGAGCGCAACGAGCGCCTGACGTACGTCGGCGCGACGATCTACGTCGAGCGCGACTCGCATAAGGGCATCGTTATCGGCAAGCAGGGGCAGATGCTGAAGATCATCAGCCAGCAGGCGCGCGAGGAGATCGAGCAGTTCCTGGGCACGAAGGTGTATCTGGAGCTGTGGGTGAAAGTCCTGAAAAATTGGCGGCGGGACGACAAGGCCCTGCGCCGCCTGGGGTACCGCATCGCACGAGATTAGGCCCTCACTACAAAACACCGGGGGCGATTCGTGAATCGCCCCACCAAACAAACGGGCGATGCAAGCATCGCCCCTACGAAAATCCACCGGCGTACTTCTGCGTCGCTATACTAGCCCCTGCCTTCCGGCGGCCCGGCCTGCGAGAGAATCTCGCGGCCCTGCGCGGCGTCGCGTTTGATCTGCTCGACCAGCGCCTCGACACCGCTGAAGCGCATTTCGGGCCGCAGGTGCGCCACGAAGTCGAACGTGATGATCTCGCCGTAAATGTCGCGGTCGAAGTCCAGCAGATGCGCCTCGACCGTCACCGTCTGTCCGCCGAAGGTCGGGCGGCGGCCCACGTTGGCGACGCTCATGAATACCTCGTCACCCAGGCGCACCCACCCGGCATACACGCCGTTCTGCGGCAGGAATTTCTCGTCCCACACGTCCATGTTCGCCGTGGGGAAACCGATCGTGCGCCCGCGCTGGTCGCCCTGGACGACCTCGCCGCTCACCCGGTATGGGCGGCCCAGCCAGCGCGCGGCCTGCTCGACCTCGCCCGAGTTCAGCACCGCCCTGATGGCGTTGCTGCTGATCACCTGCCCACCCTCATCGCTTGCGACTAACTCCACCGTTTTGACCTCGAAGCCTTTCTCCAAACCCTGTTCGCGCAGGAACGCCACATTCCCCTCGCGTTGGTAGCCCATCGCAAAATCCGCACCGACCCACAGCTCTTCGAGGTG contains:
- the era gene encoding GTPase Era, whose translation is MTDQPDDLQDLLDGAGLTEDENLPEDHRSGFVAVIGRPNVGKSTLMNAILGEKIAIVSPKPQTTRLRQLGILTRDDAQLIFVDTPGIHRPRTPLGEFMVSVAVDALKDADVVLFVVDASERPTPEDEQIAELVRKAEGVTPVLMVLNKIDLVASPEQLDAHVALFRVMVPFADWVTTVAKEGKGADEVLARMIAALPRGPRYFPADQLSDTAIRDIVAEMIREKVLLNLEQEVPHGVATEVNEFTERNERLTYVGATIYVERDSHKGIVIGKQGQMLKIISQQAREEIEQFLGTKVYLELWVKVLKNWRRDDKALRRLGYRIARD
- a CDS encoding bifunctional riboflavin kinase/FAD synthetase is translated as MQHVYTLSAARLNGPGMVAIGMFDGVHLGHQHLLSQLVHTARAKNSVPTVLTFFPHPDVVMGRVTGRYYLATPEERAILLGDLGIEWIITHPFDSQVRQIRAAEFVDELVRHLHLEELWVGADFAMGYQREGNVAFLREQGLEKGFEVKTVELVASDEGGQVISSNAIRAVLNSGEVEQAARWLGRPYRVSGEVVQGDQRGRTIGFPTANMDVWDEKFLPQNGVYAGWVRLGDEVFMSVANVGRRPTFGGQTVTVEAHLLDFDRDIYGEIITFDFVAHLRPEMRFSGVEALVEQIKRDAAQGREILSQAGPPEGRG